The following is a genomic window from Candidatus Uhrbacteria bacterium CG10_big_fil_rev_8_21_14_0_10_50_16.
CGTACGGGTGCTGGTGGTTCGAATGCCGACGCGGACCCAATAAGACCCGTCTTTGAAAGCAACACAACGCCAATACCTACCATCATCACAACAAAGAGCAACCCAATACTACATCCGGTAAGAAGCCAATTGGATCGTTTTTCTGTTTCTACTTGAGCCATACAAAGTTGGTCGTTAATCCTTGAAATCGAATTTGCGCATCTGCAAGAACATCTGGATCACCTAAGAGTCCACGCACCAACTGATTACATGCGGCAACAAGCTGAATGTGCAAATCTCGCGACTCGGATGAGACACGCATGGCAACCAACTGATCCCGTACCGAGACAATCGCGGCCGACTCCCCTGCTCCATTGGCAAGGACAGACCAAACAGGTTCTAAAACCATTTTGACATTTTGTTGATATTCCGTGTCCGTCACAGCCGAAGAAACATTGTTTTGCACCTGCAACACGTCTGAGACAGCCGTCAATTCCGACGTTCGGTTATGATCAATGACAACAATGGTGATTGCCAGCACTACCGTCATAGCAATCAACAAAAATGGAAACCAGACGATACGCCTTTTTATTGCTCCAAACATAGCTATCGCGAAGACCTCTTATTTAAGCGCACATCATATTCCCCAAGTAGATCACTAACCAACACTGCCAAAATAGTGGCAACCGGCATGGCGAGCAACGCACCAATAATGCCACCTACCTCGAATCCAACCATGAGGGCAAACACGCTTGCAACAGGATTAATGCCAACAGACTTCTGCATAATCTTTGGCGCGAGCAACCCATTCTCCAACTGCTGAATGGCAAAATAGAGCGCCGCAACAATAAGTGCTTTTACAGGAGAGATCGTGAATGCAACAATAATCGCGGGTACGGCGGAAATAATGGGACCCGCATAGGGAACAATCTCCGCTATTCCGGCGAAGATTCCCAACACCAACGCGTAGTCCACACCCAAAATGAGTAATCCAACGTAGGTAAGGACACCAATGAACACCATCAAAATAAGTTGCCCACGTAACCAGTGTCCCAGCTTCTCTTGCATACGCCCTGCAAGACCAATGAGATATGGTTGATACTGCTTTGGCGCGAGGTGTTTAAACAAACGCTTTCCGTCTTGTTCTTCCACAACCATGTAAAATGCAATCACCAACACAAGAATCAATGTTGCAATCCCTCCAAAAATTCCGGCGACCGTGGAGAAGACGCGCGTCAACCCTTCCGTAAATCCTTGCTGTACACTCGAGAAACTCTCAATTAGATTATTAGAGAGCCCGTATTGTTCCGAGAATGTAACCAGACTATCGATCGCTCCACGTGCATCCCCAAACGACGCCGCCAAACTCGCGCCAAGTCCTGCGAGTTGCTGCACAAACGGCGGAATAATAATCACAAGTGACAGCGTAACGATAGCCGCTAACGCGACATAGACCACAAGCACACCAATGCTTCGTGGGATTTTATGTTCAACAAACCAGCTCGCAAACGGATCAATAAGCGCAGCTAACAAAAGCGCAACGAAAAAGATCACCAAAATATCACGAATAAACCACAGCAAGGCAATGCCCCCGAGTATCAATAGCACCTTAACAATCGTGCTCGTAGAAATTGAGATGTTTGTTGGTTTGTTTGTGTGCGCCATAGGCCTTCAGTATACCAGATAGAGACAACGTACGCCGACACCTGGGTATAACTCATTCTCCGTTGTGATGAATCATGTGCACCTGCTATACTCAACTCCATGCCACGACTCGCCAACAATAAACGCGCCCATTTTGACTATGAGATCCTAGAGGTTCTCGAGGTTGGGATTATCCTCACGGGCCAGGAGGTTAAATCGGCAAAAACGGGCCACGCAAAACTCCAAGGAGCCTTTATCCATCTACGTGATAATGAGGCATGGCTCAAGAATGCCTTTATAGCCCCCTATACTCATGCGGCACACATTGAGTCCTACGACCCCTACCAAAATCGCAAGTTACTCCTGCATAAGCGAGAAATCGCTCGATTAACCAAGAAAATGGAAGTAGAACACTTGACAATCGTGCCAATTTCGCTCTATACTAAGGCCGGAAAAATAAAACTCGAAATC
Proteins encoded in this region:
- a CDS encoding SsrA-binding protein, producing the protein MPRLANNKRAHFDYEILEVLEVGIILTGQEVKSAKTGHAKLQGAFIHLRDNEAWLKNAFIAPYTHAAHIESYDPYQNRKLLLHKREIARLTKKMEVEHLTIVPISLYTKAGKIKLEIGLARGKKQYEKRASVKKRDLDREMRTRQYRGA